The sequence GGCCGGCAGAACGAGGCGCTGCGCTCAGCCGCGCGCGAACTCGGCGGCTCGGTGCCGATCCTGCAGACCGTGTTCTCGCCGATCACCACGGCCCGCAAACTCTCGACCGACCGTCTCTACGCGGACCTGCGCCGCTCGCCCGATGCCGTCCACCGGGCGCTGCGGGTCATCACCGACGTGACGATCCGCTTCGCCCTCGACGCGCTCGACGCGGGCGCGCACGGCGTGTTCTTCGCGACGCAGCAGGCGTCATGGCGCATCCTGAACGCCGACGAGTTCGCCCGCTTCGGCCGGGCCTACGACCTCGAGGTGTTCGCGGCGCTGAAGGGCAAGGCGCGCCTCAACATGCTGCACGCGCACGGCGACGACGTCATGTTCGACACGCTCGCCGCCTACCCGGTCGAGATGCTGAACTGGCACGACCGCACGGCCGAACCCGATCTGCGCGGCGCCTGTCCGCGCTTTCCCGGCGTTCTCGTCGGCGGCGTGAACGAGTACGGCGCGCTGCAGCGCTCGGATCTTCACGGCGTCGCGAGCGAAGTCCGCGACGCGATCGCGCAGACCGGCGGCAAGCGCCTGATGCTCGGACCCGGCTGCGTCGTGCCGATCTCGGTGACCGACGCCGCCATCGAAGCCGCGGTGCGCGCGGCGCGCGAGGGCGCGCCGTCGGGCTCCGCTTCCCGCTGACCGCCGCGCACGCGGCCCCACTGCCACGAGGAACGCCATGCAGATCATCCGCTGGATCACCCGCATCGCGGTCGCCGCCGCGCTCGCGACCGCCTTCGCCGCGCCGGCCATCGCGCAGGACTGGCCGGGCGGCAA is a genomic window of Burkholderiales bacterium containing:
- a CDS encoding uroporphyrinogen decarboxylase, whose translation is MQANDHWGRVERALAGEATDRPPIALWRHFPEDDQHADKLAAHTLAWQKRWGFDLVKFMPSGTYGVEDFGAVSVWKEQPNGARTVVKPAVVRTEDWAAIRDLDVRRGSYGRQNEALRSAARELGGSVPILQTVFSPITTARKLSTDRLYADLRRSPDAVHRALRVITDVTIRFALDALDAGAHGVFFATQQASWRILNADEFARFGRAYDLEVFAALKGKARLNMLHAHGDDVMFDTLAAYPVEMLNWHDRTAEPDLRGACPRFPGVLVGGVNEYGALQRSDLHGVASEVRDAIAQTGGKRLMLGPGCVVPISVTDAAIEAAVRAAREGAPSGSASR